The following coding sequences lie in one Saimiri boliviensis isolate mSaiBol1 chromosome 6, mSaiBol1.pri, whole genome shotgun sequence genomic window:
- the LOC120364648 gene encoding uncharacterized protein LOC120364648 — protein MGCCGCSGGCGSSCGGCGSGCGGCSSGCGGCGSGCGGCGSSCCVPVCCCKPVCCCVPACSCSSCGSCGGCKGGCGCGSCGGSKGGCGSCGCCQSSCCKPCCSSGCGSSCCQSSCCKPCCCQSSCCKPCCSSGCGSSCCQSSCCKPCCSSGCGSSCCQSSCCKTCCCQSSCCKPCCSSGCGSSCCQSSCCKPCCSQSSCCVPVCCQCKI, from the coding sequence ATGGGCTGCTgtggctgctctggaggctgtggctccAGCTGTGGAGGCTGTGGCTCCGGCTGTGGGGGCTGTAGCTCCGgctgtgggggctgtggctccggctgtgggggctgtggctccagcTGCTGCGTGCCCGTCTGCTGCTGCAAGCCCGTGTGCTGCTGTGTGCCAGCCTGttcctgctccagctgtggctcctGTGGGGGTTGCAAgggaggctgtggctgtggctctTGTGGAGGCTCAAAAGGAGGCTGTGGCTCTTGTGGCTgctgccagtccagctgctgtaAGCCCTGCTGTTCCTCAGGCTGTGGGTCATCCTgctgccagtccagctgctgtaAGCCCTGCTgctgccagtccagctgctgtaAGCCCTGCTGTTCCTCAGGCTGTGGGTCATCCTgctgccagtccagctgctgtaAGCCCTGCTGTTCCTCAGGCTGTGGGTCATCCTgctgccagtccagctgctgtaAGACCTGCTGCTGCCAGTCAAGCTGCTGTAAGCCCTGCTGCTCCTCAGGCTGTGGGTCATCCTGCTGTCAGTCCAGTTGCTGCAAGCCCTGCTGCtcccagtccagctgctgtgtccCCGTGTGCTGCCAGTGCAAGATCTGA